The proteins below come from a single Bacillota bacterium genomic window:
- a CDS encoding cytochrome b/b6 domain-containing protein, which yields MDRIPRFSAFQRAFHWTYAAAFLVLLATGLTFFVPALAPWNGPATRLVHRIAALVLMLSGLSYALLDGREFLVDLRQMLHWPREDWRWMKAGPAFYTTARGELPPQGRYNAGQKLNLWIQMVAFVLFAATGLVMWFGRGSVSQELFRWMVVGHDLAFILASGMFLLHLYLSLVHPYTRSSLEAMKTGSVSLAYAAQEHPLWLEELGIRPPSGHPGTKAKRGGRR from the coding sequence ATGGACCGCATACCGAGGTTTAGCGCCTTCCAGCGCGCCTTCCACTGGACCTACGCCGCCGCCTTCCTGGTCCTCCTGGCCACGGGCCTGACCTTCTTCGTTCCCGCCCTGGCCCCGTGGAACGGCCCGGCGACGCGGCTCGTCCACCGGATCGCGGCGCTGGTCCTGATGCTGAGCGGCCTCAGCTACGCCCTCCTGGACGGGAGAGAGTTCCTCGTCGACCTGCGGCAGATGCTCCACTGGCCGCGCGAGGACTGGCGCTGGATGAAGGCCGGTCCCGCCTTCTACACCACGGCGCGGGGCGAGCTGCCGCCGCAGGGGCGGTACAACGCCGGCCAGAAGCTCAACCTCTGGATCCAGATGGTGGCCTTCGTCCTCTTCGCGGCGACGGGCCTGGTCATGTGGTTCGGCCGCGGCTCCGTCTCCCAGGAGCTCTTCCGCTGGATGGTGGTGGGGCACGACCTCGCCTTCATCCTAGCAAGCGGCATGTTCCTGCTCCACCTCTACCTCTCGCTCGTCCACCCGTACACGCGCAGCTCGCTCGAGGCGATGAAGACGGGCTCGGTCAGCCTGGCGTACGCCGCGCAGGAGCATCCGCTCTGGCTGGAGGAGCTGGGCATCCGCCCGCCCTCCGGACATCCGGGCACGAAGGCGAAGCGGGGAGGACGGCGCTGA
- a CDS encoding 4Fe-4S dicluster domain-containing protein: MAAQEVAMLTDVSQCIGCKACEVACKEWNQLPAEKTSFQGSYQSHPGLTAHTWTVVRFTEQVKPDGQLRWHFDKMSCMHCTEAACVLACPVDALRHDPSGVVRLETARCVGCGYCEEACPFQAIHVDRQAFDTAKVAGKCTFCYDRISNGLEPACVHACPTGAIRFGPREQLVAYGRQRAAELRQQGHADASLYGEKELGGLHYMYVLTEKPEVYGLPVDPQVSPTQRLWKNVLQPVGRTVLGAGLFAAVAHFVAAQRAFGAREAGRKGEGEGAPHGPHTEV; this comes from the coding sequence GTGGCGGCCCAGGAAGTGGCCATGCTGACGGACGTCTCGCAGTGCATCGGCTGCAAGGCCTGCGAGGTCGCCTGCAAGGAGTGGAACCAGCTGCCGGCGGAGAAGACGAGCTTCCAGGGAAGCTACCAGAGCCATCCCGGCCTGACGGCGCACACCTGGACGGTGGTCCGCTTCACCGAGCAGGTAAAGCCGGACGGCCAGCTCCGCTGGCACTTCGACAAGATGAGCTGCATGCACTGCACGGAGGCCGCCTGCGTCCTGGCCTGCCCGGTGGACGCGCTCCGCCACGACCCCAGCGGCGTGGTCCGGCTGGAGACGGCGCGCTGCGTCGGCTGCGGCTACTGCGAGGAAGCCTGCCCCTTCCAGGCGATCCATGTCGACCGCCAGGCCTTCGACACCGCCAAGGTGGCCGGCAAGTGCACCTTCTGCTACGACCGCATCTCCAACGGCCTGGAGCCGGCCTGCGTCCACGCCTGCCCGACCGGCGCCATCCGCTTCGGCCCGCGCGAGCAGCTGGTCGCCTACGGCCGCCAGCGCGCGGCCGAGCTCCGCCAGCAGGGACACGCCGACGCCAGCCTTTACGGCGAGAAGGAGCTGGGCGGCCTCCACTACATGTACGTGCTGACGGAGAAGCCCGAGGTCTACGGCCTGCCCGTCGACCCGCAGGTCTCGCCGACCCAGCGCCTCTGGAAGAACGTCCTTCAGCCCGTGGGGCGGACCGTTCTGGGCGCCGGCCTCTTCGCCGCGGTGGCCCACTTCGTCGCCGCCCAGCGCGCCTTCGGCGCCCGGGAGGCGGGCCGGAAGGGAGAGGGGGAGGGAGCGCCCCATGGACCGCATACCGAGGTTTAG